A DNA window from Camelina sativa cultivar DH55 chromosome 13, Cs, whole genome shotgun sequence contains the following coding sequences:
- the LOC104736738 gene encoding heparan-alpha-glucosaminide N-acetyltransferase isoform X1 — MAKTKVEKKSQDQQLLVPEDDTASSTRRSLAGNRQRLASLDIFRGLTVALMILVDDVGGEWPVIAHAPWEGCNLADFVMPFFLFIVGVSIALSLKRISHKFEACKKVGFRTCKLLFWGLLLQGGFSHAPDGLSYGVDVTMMRFCGILQRIALSYLVIALVEIFTKDLHEENMSSGTGRFSIFKSYYWHWIVGASVLVIYLATIYGTYVPDWEFVVNDKNSVLYGKIQSVSCGVRGKLNPPCNAVGYVDRQVLGINHMYQRPAWKRSKACTNDSPYGGSLRQDAPSWCRAPFEPEGILSSISAILSTIIGVHFGHIILHLKGHSARLKHWISTGLVLLTLGLTLHFTHLMPLNKQLYSFSYICVTSGAAALVFSSLYSLVDILEWGLMFLPLKWIGMNAMLVYVMGAEGMLAAFFNGWYYRHPHSTLINWIREHVFIRVWHSRRVGVLMYVLIAEILFWGLVTGVFHRFKIYWKL, encoded by the exons ATGGCGAAAACcaaagtggagaagaagagtcaAGATCAACAACTCCTCGTACCTGAAGATGATACTGCTTCATCAACTCGGAGGAGCCTCGCCGGAAACAGACAAAGACTTGCTTCACTCGACATTTTCCGTGGCCTCACCGTAGCC TTGATGATTCTCGTTGATGACGTCGGAGGAGAGTGGCCAGTGATTGCTCACGCTCCATGGGAAGGTTGCAATTTGGCTGATTTCGTAATgcctttctttttgttcatcgTCGGCGTCTCCATTGCTCTGTCCTTAaag AGGATTTCGCACAAATTTGAAGCTTGTAAGAAGGTTGGTTTTAGGACTTGCAAGCTTCTCTTCTGGGGTCTTCTATTGCAAG GTGGTTTCTCTCATGCTCCTGATGGATTAAGCTATGGTGTTGATGTGACTATGATGAGGTTTTGTGGGATTCTTCAG AGAATAGCTTTATCTTACTTGGTAATAGCATTGGTTGAAATCTTCACAAAGGACTTACATGAGGAGAATATGTCATCTGGGACTGGGAGGTTCTCAATATTCAAGTCATATTATTGGCATTG GATTGTTGGTGCATCAGTTCTCGTGATTTATCTGGCTACAATCTATGGAACTTACGTTCCTGACTGGGAGTTTGTTGTCAATGATAAAAATAGCGTTCTCTATGGGAAAATCCAATCT GTATCATGTGGTGTGAGAGGAAAGCTAAACCCTCCCTGCAATGCTGTTGGATATGTTGACAGACAAGTTTTAGGGATTAATCATATGTATCAACGTCCTGCGTGGAAACGATCCAAG gCTTGCACCAATGATTCTCCTTATGGTGGATCTTTACGCCAAGATGCACCGTCATGGTGCCGTGCTCCGTTTGAGCCTGAAGGAATCTTAAG CTCCATATCTGCTATTCTTTCTACAATCATCGGAGTCCATTTTGGACATATCATCTTACACTTGAAG GGGCATTCAGCTCGGTTGAAACATTGGATCTCCACCGGTCTTGTTCTCCTCACTCTCGGGCTTACTCTGCATTTCACCCACT TGATGCCTTTGAACAAACAACTCTACAGTTTCAGCTACATATGCGTGACCTCTGGTGCAGCGGCGCTCGTCTTCTCTTCCTTGTATTCACTG GTCGATATATTAGAGTGGGGACTCATGTTTCTGCCTCTAAAATGGATAGGCATGAACGCAATGCTTGTCTACGTGATGGGAGCTGAAGGCATGTTGGCTGCTTTCTTCAATGGTTGGTACTATCGCCACCCGCACAGTACACTG ATAAATTGGATACGGGAGCACGTGTTTATCCGAGTTTGGCATTCAAGAAGAGTTGGTGTGCTTATGTATGTCCTTATCGCGGAGATTCTCTTCTGGGGTTTGGTCACTGGTGTTTTCCACAGATTCAAGATCTATTGGAAACTCTAA
- the LOC104736738 gene encoding heparan-alpha-glucosaminide N-acetyltransferase isoform X2, whose product MAKTKVEKKSQDQQLLVPEDDTASSTRRSLAGNRQRLASLDIFRGLTVALMILVDDVGGEWPVIAHAPWEGCNLADFVMPFFLFIVGVSIALSLKRISHKFEACKKVGFRTCKLLFWGLLLQGGFSHAPDGLSYGVDVTMMRFCGILQVLSHAHALVEIFTKDLHEENMSSGTGRFSIFKSYYWHWIVGASVLVIYLATIYGTYVPDWEFVVNDKNSVLYGKIQSVSCGVRGKLNPPCNAVGYVDRQVLGINHMYQRPAWKRSKACTNDSPYGGSLRQDAPSWCRAPFEPEGILSSISAILSTIIGVHFGHIILHLKGHSARLKHWISTGLVLLTLGLTLHFTHLMPLNKQLYSFSYICVTSGAAALVFSSLYSLVDILEWGLMFLPLKWIGMNAMLVYVMGAEGMLAAFFNGWYYRHPHSTLINWIREHVFIRVWHSRRVGVLMYVLIAEILFWGLVTGVFHRFKIYWKL is encoded by the exons ATGGCGAAAACcaaagtggagaagaagagtcaAGATCAACAACTCCTCGTACCTGAAGATGATACTGCTTCATCAACTCGGAGGAGCCTCGCCGGAAACAGACAAAGACTTGCTTCACTCGACATTTTCCGTGGCCTCACCGTAGCC TTGATGATTCTCGTTGATGACGTCGGAGGAGAGTGGCCAGTGATTGCTCACGCTCCATGGGAAGGTTGCAATTTGGCTGATTTCGTAATgcctttctttttgttcatcgTCGGCGTCTCCATTGCTCTGTCCTTAaag AGGATTTCGCACAAATTTGAAGCTTGTAAGAAGGTTGGTTTTAGGACTTGCAAGCTTCTCTTCTGGGGTCTTCTATTGCAAG GTGGTTTCTCTCATGCTCCTGATGGATTAAGCTATGGTGTTGATGTGACTATGATGAGGTTTTGTGGGATTCTTCAGGTGTTATCTCATGCTCATG CATTGGTTGAAATCTTCACAAAGGACTTACATGAGGAGAATATGTCATCTGGGACTGGGAGGTTCTCAATATTCAAGTCATATTATTGGCATTG GATTGTTGGTGCATCAGTTCTCGTGATTTATCTGGCTACAATCTATGGAACTTACGTTCCTGACTGGGAGTTTGTTGTCAATGATAAAAATAGCGTTCTCTATGGGAAAATCCAATCT GTATCATGTGGTGTGAGAGGAAAGCTAAACCCTCCCTGCAATGCTGTTGGATATGTTGACAGACAAGTTTTAGGGATTAATCATATGTATCAACGTCCTGCGTGGAAACGATCCAAG gCTTGCACCAATGATTCTCCTTATGGTGGATCTTTACGCCAAGATGCACCGTCATGGTGCCGTGCTCCGTTTGAGCCTGAAGGAATCTTAAG CTCCATATCTGCTATTCTTTCTACAATCATCGGAGTCCATTTTGGACATATCATCTTACACTTGAAG GGGCATTCAGCTCGGTTGAAACATTGGATCTCCACCGGTCTTGTTCTCCTCACTCTCGGGCTTACTCTGCATTTCACCCACT TGATGCCTTTGAACAAACAACTCTACAGTTTCAGCTACATATGCGTGACCTCTGGTGCAGCGGCGCTCGTCTTCTCTTCCTTGTATTCACTG GTCGATATATTAGAGTGGGGACTCATGTTTCTGCCTCTAAAATGGATAGGCATGAACGCAATGCTTGTCTACGTGATGGGAGCTGAAGGCATGTTGGCTGCTTTCTTCAATGGTTGGTACTATCGCCACCCGCACAGTACACTG ATAAATTGGATACGGGAGCACGTGTTTATCCGAGTTTGGCATTCAAGAAGAGTTGGTGTGCTTATGTATGTCCTTATCGCGGAGATTCTCTTCTGGGGTTTGGTCACTGGTGTTTTCCACAGATTCAAGATCTATTGGAAACTCTAA
- the LOC104736739 gene encoding 60S ribosomal protein L9-1 has translation MKTILSSETMDIPDSVTIKVHAKVIEVEGPRGKLVRDFKHLNLDFQLIKDPETGKKKLKIDSWFGSRKTSASIRTALSHVDNLISGVTRGFRYKMRFVYAHFPINASIGGDGKSIEIRNFLGEKKVRKVDMLDGVTIVRSEKVKDEIVLDGNDIELVSRSCALINQKCHVKKKDIRKFLDGIYVSEKSKIVEEE, from the exons ATGAAGACGATTCTATCTTCCGAGACGATGGACATCCCCGACAGCGTAACCATTAAGGTTCACGCTAAGGTCATCGAAGTCGAAGGACCTAGAGGCAAACTTGTTCGTGATTTCAAGCATCTCAACCTCGATTTCCAGCTGATCAAGGATCCCGAGACtgggaagaagaagctcaagatcGATTCGTGGTTTGGATCACGCAAAACCAGCGCATCCATTAGAACCGCTCTTAGCCATGTTGATAATCTCATCTCCGGTGTTACCAGAGGGTTCCGGTACAAGATGAGGTTTGTGTACGCTCATTTCCCCATCAATGCTTCTATTGGTGGTGATGGCAAGTCTATTGAGATCCGTAACTTCCTTGGcgagaaaaag GTGAGGAAGGTTGATATGTTGGATGGTGTAACCATTGTTCGATCTGAGAAGGTTAAGGATGAGATTGTTCTTGATGGTAACGATATCGAGCTCGTCTCAAGGTCATGTGCTTTGATCAACCAG AAATGTCacgtgaagaagaaggatatcAGGAAGTTTCTTGACGGTATCTATGTCAGCGAGAAAAGCAAGATTGTTGAAGAGGAATAG
- the LOC104736741 gene encoding sm-like protein LSM4, protein MLPLSLLKTAQGHPMLVELKNGETYNGHLVNCDTWMNIHLREVICTSKDGDRFWRMPECYIRGNTIKYLRVPDEVIDKVQEEKTRTDRKPPGVGRGRGRGMEDGGARGRGRGTSMGKMGGNRGAGRGRG, encoded by the exons ATG cTTCCTCTTTCGCTCCTCAAAACTGCTCAAGGGCATCCGATG CTTGTGGAGCTTAAGAATGGAGAGACCTACAATGGGCATTTGGTGAATTGTGATACTTGGATGAACATCCATCTACGTGAAGTCATCTGTACATCAAAg GACGGAGACAGGTTTTGGAGAATGCCCGAATGTTATATCCGTGGTAACACAATCAAGTATCTCCGAGTTCCTGATGAG gTGATTGATAAAGTACAGGAGGAGAAAACCCGCACAG ATAGGAAACCACCAGGGGTTGGACGCGGAAGAGGACGTGGTATGGAAGATGGAGGGGCCAGAGGCCGAGGCCGAGGAACTTCAATGGGGAAGATGGGTGGTAACAGAG GAGCAGGTCGTGGGCGTGGTTAA